From the Mya arenaria isolate MELC-2E11 chromosome 17, ASM2691426v1 genome, the window acagtaaatcttttagcattcaccaatcatttaatatttttgcgctccctgctattaaatacacggttataatcttgttatcagtaataaatattttccataaatgcattatttaataagaagttaaaggttcatcgctcaaaaattatgtttgttatgcatatgtatgtattggttttgaataagagtgtcatatCAGGGTGAAAGTACTGGACCTTTATCTGTAAAGAGTTAAACATACGAAGAGCGGCCAATACATTAAAACCACAAAAGGCACTGACATCCACCTTAGAACGTTTGTCGCATGCATCTTCGCATTTGGTGTATGCATGGCGACATATTGTCTTCTTGCTGGCCGTGCATACATAGTAAACTCTTTTGCTGTGCCCTTTGTTGATAAATGTCAACACGTTGCGCCTTCTGCTAGCTACCATAGCCTTCTCAGCACAACCTCGGTGGTACCTGCCTGCGACACAGGGGAATCATATGCGTTGTACTCATGGCGAATACTCATCTTATCGTCCGATATTGAGCTCAATCCTGGTCCCACCGATGACACTGTTATGATACTTAAAGCTATCAAGGAAACCAAAGCAGAAATATCGTCAGTCAAAAATGAAGTTGCGTCATTAAGGCATGATATAGACAGTATTAAAGAAGACCTTAATAACgtaaaaactaaaattgataCAATAGAGAGCAAACAATCAGAAACCAATCATAAATGAACATATCTCGAGGATAATATATCAACCATCGAATACAACACATGCGTCCTCCAAACAGATATGGGAATGTTGTCAATGAATGATGAACGGAATGGTGAACGGCTTGATAGGGTGGAACAGCAGTTAAATAGGATAGATACAGAGAGGCTTAAGTGTTCTTTGCGCGTCTTTGGGGTACCTGAAGGGGAAACGGATGACTCTAATTTATTTGACGTCGTAAATGATAACCTTTTTGCGCCTTGTCATGAAAGTGACGGTTTGTCAAAGTTTTGTATAGAAACCGCTAAACGCATCGGCGAAAAGAATGATTTGAAACCTAGAATGATCATTGTAGAATTTAAAACGGCTGTTGACAAATTCAAGCTATTTGGGTATCGCGATGATTTGCGGGCTTAGGGGATTCGTATTTCCAATGATCTATCTTTTTCACAAAGGCAACAATTAAAGGATGTCACTAAGCGCGGCCTTGttggttattttaaaaatggcgAGTTGATTATCAAGAAGAAAGATACATCTTCGAACAATGAAAGCGGACGTGTTTTTCGACGAGGAAATCGACGTCTACCAACTATTGATGAACGCGCTGAACAAGCAAATATGGATGTTACATCTGCTGATAATTCTTCTGTAAATGGTAAATAGGGAAGTGGTCAAGGCCCAAATCAGTTTGAAAATTTGAGATATTACATAATTTTTTTGACCTGGAATATTGAAGGACTTAAATCTAAATTCCATGTTGATGAgttcatttcttttatatcaCATTATGATCTTATTGGATTTGTAGAAACATGGGATGTCGATAGTAACTACTGCACACAGCATATGGTTGACTATGACTTTATTAGTAGTAATGCAAAATTGTCTAGTGTTGGAGGAAGATGTATGGGCGGAGTAACGGTTTTTGTTAGAAAATCATTATCAAAGTATATTAAACGGATATGCGAACATTTTGAATATGGGGTTATACTGCAGATTAGTAAACATTTGACTAAAACTTTGAAAgatgtaatttatatatgcGTCTATTTCCCTCCTGAGAAATCGCCATTATCTCGTACATATAATCAATCAGGGTTTAAAACACTGGAGCAATGTTTAATAGAAAATGAGCTATTGACATTTAATATAATCTTAACAGGGGATTTAAACGCTAGAACTGGATGTGAAAGTGACAATTTAGTACACGTAGACAATGTGCCACAACTACACGAATATgctgatttatttgataatagcGAAGATACTTTAAGGCATTCATGTGACAGAATAGTTAATAAATTTGGCCGAGAATTACTTGATACATGCAAAACATTCGGTCTCTCAATAGTAAATGGTCGGTTTGGAAGTAACGAATATACCTTTATTAACAGAAATGGATGTAGTGTAGTGGactatttcattgtttcaaaagATATGATGCCTATCATTGACAATTTTAGAGTTCTACAATCTGAAGAAAGTTGCCACATGCCTATAGCTGTAAAATTAAagacagattttaaaagtaCGATAGGAAATGATAAAGAGCAAAATAAAAGCAAGTTCTATAATCTAAACAACACAACAGCTGGAAATTATGAAGAtatccttattcaaaatattaatgaagGGCAATTTGAAGAATTGAATAATATGTTAATTGATGACAATACAGATATAGACATTATTGTAGAAACACTTGAAGACAAAATATTGCTCTCtagtgaaacatttttaaaatcagttaAATCAAAACGATCAACAAAATCCTGGTTTGACAATGAATGTCACAAAGCTAAGAAAACAACTAGAAAGTTCATACGCGCTTTTAGACTTAATAAAAGCCAAATTAGTCTCGTAGAATATACCAATAAGAAAAAAGCTTATAAGCTACTATGTAGGCGAAAACGATATCAGTATGAAAGGAATTACACCAAGAAATTGCAGCAGAATATTAATAACTCTAAATTGTTTTGGGgtgaaattaagaaattatcTAACAATTGCTATGTTGACAGTTCTAATATTTCCTTAGATATATGgtatgaacatttcaaacagttaTTTTCTTCTACCGACTCGAGCAGCAACGCAGAACCGATGGGAGAACACCAACCAGATGACAGTGTTGACGATATTACAGACTATATATTTAATTCCCCTATTACTGACATTGAAATAATAGAAAGTGTGAAACATCTTAAGGCTGATAAGGCAGTTGGTGGAAATTTGAAGccaatacatttaatatatggtATTAAACCGCTGCTTCCATTTATTGTTAATCTTTTTAATAGAATATTCACTACGGGTACATTCCCAACAGCATGGAcagaaacaattattataccTGTTTATAAAAAGGGAGATAAGTACAATACTAATAACTTTCGAGGTATTGCACTCATTGATGTGttgagtaaaatatatatatcaattttaactgCACGTCTGACATTTTATGTTGATATGTACAGTAAATTATGTGAGTCACAAGCAGGGTTTAGAACCAATTATAGTACAATTGACAATGCATTTACTATGTTATCTTTAATAAGTAAACAACTATATGTCCGAAAGAAACCTTTGTATGTCGcctttattgattttcaaaaggCATTTGATTCAGTTATTAGACAAAAATTGTATGATGTTATTAGCCAGAATGGTGTAAAGGGAAATTTGTACAATGCTATTAATGCTATATATTCTTCTGTTAAAGCTTATGTTAAAACGGATGAAGGATGTTCAGATGTATTCACATGCCCTGTTGGTCTACGTCAGGGTTGCAGTCTTAGTCCTGTTTTATTCTGTATGTTCATAAATGAGTTATCTGTATTTATGTCTAATAATGATGTCAGAGGTATTCAACTTTTTCCGGATTATACAGAGATATTCTTATTGATGTTTGCTGATGACATAGCTCTACTGTCGGATACGATAAGTGGGTTACAAAAGCAAATTAATTTACTGCATAAATATTGTCTAGAAATGAAGCTAactgttaatattgataaatcaaaagttgttgtttttaaaaatggtgGTAGAATCGCCAGAAGTGAGAAATGGGTGTACAATAGCAGATGTATAGAAGTTGTAAATGGTTTTACGTATGttggtgtttattttacaagtagATTGTCAATGTATGAAATGTCAGAATCTGTTGCCCTTAAGGCAAGACGTGTACTAAATCATATCTATGTTTCTCTGCAGAATTTGTGTTATGTGCCTTACTCGATGtactataaaatatttgatactaaAATAAGACCTATTCTATTATATGGATCAGAGCTGTGGGGACTAAAACATATGCAATGTATTGAATCTGTACATGTTACTGCttgtaaaagatatttaaaagtcCCACCCAGTGCTTGCAATGATGCTATATTAGCTGATCTTGGGAGATTTCCTATGTTTATTATGTCTGCCAAaagatgtttgaaatattggattAGAATCCtgaatttaaataatgacaGATATGTTAGGAAATGCTATAATATGCTTTTGTATTATGATAACTTGGGCATTGAATCATGGGTGACACATGTTagaaaacatttgtatataaatggttttggaTATATATGGGAATGCCAATCTGTTGCAAATGAGAAAGTTTTCTTGCatcaatatgttcaaaggctaaAAGACCAATATATGCAAACTTGGAGAGAACGGATATTCTCGAATAGcaagttatttcattttgcaaattaCAAAGATACCTTTGAAGTTgcattatatgtacatgttattgatattgtaaaGGTCAGAATCTGCTATGCAAGATTTAGAAGTTCTTGTCACAATCTTATGATTGAAAAGGGGAGGCATTATGAAATAGATAGAGACTATAGATATTGTCCATATTGTGAATGTATTGTCgaggatgaatttcatttccttCTTGTGTGCCCCCTTTATTCTAAATTACAGTTTAAATACATATCTAGCATGTATCATGAGTTTCCAACATTGCAAAGATTTTATAATTTGATGTCAAGTAGAAATGAGCTAATTATAAGAAATACTGCTATGTTTGTATACCATGCTTTTAAACTacgaaataattatttccataattattatatataggCATATATTTATGTCATTGTGCATAGTGTATTAATCATGAATTGAATGTTATATCAGCATATGAGATTGATAAAACTTCTTGCCATTTTACGCATAGTATATCAATATTACCTTCATATGTGTTGAATTATAAGAAATGATGCACATTGTTAAATATGTCTATGTACTTACactgatatgtttgtaaaatagaaCCAATCTATAATATCTATATTACGTTatgaataatgaatattgaattGCATAATTTTCATGACCTGTCATACCtgttgtattgatttatatatgtatgtatatgtaaatgatTGGGCCGGAGGccatatatcataataaaattatatatatatatatatatctgtaatttcaattacattattaaatataagaCGTTGGGGAAATGAAGAAGCACAAAACCATAGACAAGATGTATAATCTATAACATCATGTTTGTGCACAGAAACTCGAAAAGTCCATCCTTTGACAATATCATAGTTACGACTTACGTTAACAAACACGAACGGTAAATGTATCAGCGATAACGTGGATTTGGGGTTTACAATGTTCACCGATTATAACATGCATGCAAAGGCACGGTGTACATGATCAGGTTTTGTAAAGAACGGCTCAATGCAATAAAATCCAatacataacaaacaaattGATAACAGCATGCTTTATACGCGAATAGATGTGTCTCGAtgataaatctgatattaaagtTTATCTCTAAAGATCCATTTATCTGTATTTCTAAACGATGAAAAGTCTGCCTGTAGTTAAGCTTTTGTGAATTATGAAATCGATACTGTTCTGTAGAAGTTAAAAGATTAAAATTTGTATAATTGATACGCCTTGCAACTGacacttttataattatatatgtgtagATAATCGGTTGATGTAAAAAGAGCTCGAAAACAATCATATTTGATGGGAAAATGCACTGCTCCTTTAACGGTTTGAACAAGAATATCCAAACACATATAGAGAATTTCCAGAGAGCAAAATAGGGTCTCAAAAACCCAgaaacaaaatcatcattttttagGCTTGAATATTTAGCAAACATAATACATGTGTccttttatacatgtgtaagagTTTTGAGAGCTTTGCAAAACGAAAGAAAGTAATACCcgatgtgtttctttttttaaaaaacaacatgtttatacaaagatataACACGATTAAGAATGGTTTGAAGTAAAATATCGCTGCCATAACTAAATAAAGTATATGCAACTATGTAGCTTAACAAATTTGGTCGGAGTGACGATGTTTCAACAAATTAGGTGATGTTtaattaaaggtcactgtgttGTTATGCGAGTTTCATACACCAAGATTATACTAGACTACAACTAGTGCAAGGTATTCGCATTCCTGTACACCAGAGCGGTGATGTTAGAACCAGcattgtcaaatctcatttattAATGAGAATGGTTTGTTGATAGCTATTTTCGTTCGCTCGATGTTGGGGGAAAGCTGTTAGcgtatagaatcactctcgaggcATTTTACTGGTCTTAATATTGAGAGTCGAGGCGATAGTAGTCATAGTACCCATCGTAGAGATAGAACCTACAACTTTTGGGGGTGAAACGCGGACAGAAATAGCACTAAACGAGAACAGCGGACAGAAATAGCACTAAACGAGAACAGCGGACAGAAATAGCACTAAACGAGAACAGCGGGCAGAAATAGCACAAAACGAGAACAGCGGACAGAAATAGCACTAAACGAGAACAGCAAATATTGTGACCAAAGTGCGTTgagataatgaaaataaaccgCACACTCAGTTAATAAGATAAGGTTGAATGCAATACGTTTCAAAAcgaatttaatgtttttaacatattgcGTCGAAATCTAGTTAAGCAAGGATGGCTACAAAACCTGTGTTGATCTGTTTATGCCTTTTTCTCATTTTACTGTTGCATTTTGCTCTCTGTCAGGAACCTGGAATATGTACGTCAAGGTTTGATTACgattataaaatacttaaaaagcTTCACGACTTAGAGCTGGAAATCGAAGCCgtcaaacaaacattacatgaCAGAGGTAAGACAAATATGTCCTTGGATAATAGTaatttgttttttgctgaagtctaaatttatcaatttcaattttactgaggataattgtttgttgcATTTTAAGATGTGCAATAgttttcaccgagtgagcaagATAAGTAACATTTCAGGAATGGCTTTGCCGCATGTGAAgtaatttcttttaaagttcACGAGATAATacatattgcaatcttacactttttattttttttttgttttagtctaacaacaaaaaataaagtttaactgaTCAATAATAGGAAAACTGCGCGGAATTATCACCAAATGTCGTGATACAGGAGACGTAatacaaaactatatttttgaaCAATACACATATTAATGGAACACTATTTATCATGGTTTCAGTCGCATTTATGGCAGAACTATCCCACGATTTGACGTCATTCACCAAAGGAGCAACggtagtttttgaccacaccaTTCTCAACAACGGCAGTCGTTACAACCCTAGCAACGGCGTTTTTGTTGCAAAAGCTCCTGGTCTCTACGTATTCCACCTCGTTGCCACGTCGAGGCCCGGGAGCGGCAATAATGTAAATGATTCAATTGTTGACATACTGCTCCACTTGAATGTTCTTACCTTACAGAATGCAGAAGTTGTTGAGGAATGCCAAACATTTAACcgtttcaaaagttcattttGTGCAATGAAATTTTCCGGAAAAAAAGGAAATCCTGTTTGATTGGAAacctgataaaatcttctttaataAAACTGCCCATCTCCTTATTAAAGCTAATAAAAGCTACACATTTTGTaacggatatatgaattattcttgctaaatattgaacctcaaaactaaatgaaaaaggatatttttattcatttttgttttgaacattcaAACGAcatttgcactgtggaaggcccttattATTATTCGCAAATCTATTTCCCAAGCTGTTTCTTGCAATGAACTAAGTGAATTCAAATTACTTAAATGTCCAGTCTGTCAATGAATTCATCTTAACTTCTCCAAAACTCTTGTTCTTTTTTGCATTCGCGATATAATTGTATATAGTTTCAATGGCATAGAGCATGTTAAACTTTACGTCAATGAATTGAAATAACATGATatattatagttatatatatatatatatatagatggcAAGTAAACTTTCAATAGGCATCAATaccatttcatgaaaataagtCGTTACATTCGCACCCTGTAAGGTAGATGCAGCCAAGTTCGAGATAGCATGATTAAACAGCATTTGTAAATGATTAAGGGTTTTATAGTTGCTATGGAGATCCACTATTATGTGTTGTAATGTCAATTCCAGATTAACCTTCACGTCATGAAGAACAATGAACAGGTGAATTACCTGTTTCTAGAGAACAACGTAGATTTCCATCACCATCGTTCCGTCCCGACTGTCCTTGAGATCGCCGCAGGGGATCAAGTCAAGGTCATCGTCCATGGAAGTGGTGGAACCCCTACTCTTGTGGGATGTTGCTTCCATACACACTTTAGTGGATATTCGCTAAATCTCGCATAAACAGGTTATGCTCATTCGAAACCACTGACAGGCGAAATTTACTTATATGGGAATCATTTTCGCATTGACCGGCATGAAAACTCTGCGCATATCAAGTATTCTTTGAGAActaatattatcaaaaaaaacGAATGTTTTGAACAGGTTTGCGAGTAACAGTAAGGTGATGCATGACTGAACAATGGATATGGAATATACGCGGGAAATAAGAGAGCATAACTATACCTTGTCGATTGTAATTAAAACAGtgctttaatttaataatttgctTGTCATTCAACCGGATTTTGGCATTTATGGTTGCATTGATTTATTCAAAACCCataaatgttgcattttgtttttgtttaaagttatacgaagaaaataataatagctCATTTCAATTGTTGTATATCGCCATCTgtaagaaattgtttaaaatttatataaaatttcagataaaaaacTGACGGGCGATGCTTCATACTGGCCaatgatttgttatttgttatatattatcatttggCTTATTGTTTCCAGTCATTTTACCAGCGTTGTAAAACCTGCAAGgcttttaatcaaaatttgaGATGAATAATCATCAAAACACTGAGGATCTATTTGACGTTAATTGTGATCTAAAATTTAATGCGCTTAATGAAGTCAGTATACAACGACCCATGTGCCCTTGGTGAAAtctaaaaacaaatgcaatttctaagtcatttttttccacaaattgatattttagttatgaaagaaaaataactaTCAATCATGCTTTTTCTGGTCCGGATAGAAAACTAGCCAGATTTGGACGCTGTCCCACCATACCAGtacatatttcaagttttaatttatCGATCAGCCATGTTGGTGGCCCGCAGCTACCCGATCTGTCTTGAAAGCTTCCTCTGACTTCCTGAATGCGCCACGAACACAAAAGTGATGCGTCAAACTCAAAGCAATGCTTACAAAATATTCGGATACGTGTtaacaccgaactcgacgtgatacaggtcaccagaaaagcgtcctatcataataatCCCTATATATCACCTGTGTAATAATGAAAATGCGTGTTAGTTATATAAAACAGGAAACCAGGAAAAGGATGTGATTAAAGGGGTTATGCGAGTATAACAAGGCCTATCCCGTTAAATGCCAATTCATCTGAAAGGAACGGTAAGATACACgggtttaaataaaaagaatgggtattatttagtaaattaattttttaaGGCGTGCAGAtttcttaagtttttttaatgCCAACGTCTATTTGATAGCAATGAGTCCCACCGGGAGTAGGGGGTGGTATATATAAAGgatctgacactagttgtcatttaatataagattttattaaacgagttcatgaaatttgttagtaagcgagcctctggcgagcttactaacaactttcatggacgagtttaataaaattcttgaattaaatgacaacggGTGTCAGATctgttttatcacatgcttaaacggtgtttttattaccaattaagttccactttctgaaccgattgtttgacagccaaagtactcaaattagaatgtcaacgatgcgccatataaatagttccaaattaaaatgacaaaagtaactagcagttatcaagttttaaaatctgataaagcgcttaacaagtcacaaatataaaaatgtgtagtaaaatatccaacaacatgaataacgaacgatATTAACCAAAAAccccaataagtacacaatttggtgacgtcacactcagagtacatgcatttacgcggtttatgtgacctacatcggtctgtcaagttttactgtgtgcacggatttaaaagttattcgctgtcgctttctacgatgattttgcagcgatttcttggtgtacatgatgtttcacaacatgcagatgataacggcgaagccttactctgtactgcatggatgttgatgttgaaaaaaataatttccaccaggaatgtttccagagaacatgatgttctagccgccatgggatgtgtcatgagatgtctgtgctgcggaattcgtatttgtgttttcggtaaccgacagctaATTAAATcggcaagcaaatggcattgattgcttattgcttgtgttggtcaagatggagatgtttgaactGTCCTGTTTGTTACcattgtggctgtatttgttgactgactggatatttctgtgactagtaatctgcattatctggttggcggaacattcgTTATCAGAAAGAttttgtacaagatgctttctggcactatgattcgttagccatttctctcccggaagtcttacagcttcattattacggtaagtatttgttggcatttaaaccattttgtttacaaacaatgcggagggatatctaggttgcgtgtgattagtctgatcaatagaaatgtctgataggttatcttacacatgtgtaagataaaatattcgtaatgggtatattacacggaaaacaaaggtaagcatgtgataaataataTCTTTGCGTTCTGGTACCATATAgtatttgtgttatgttttactctttaCGTTTATAAACAAACGACATTGATACTTTATGCGGGGCTAACCCTTACCTCAGGGGCACGATTTGAACAAACGTGTACCTGGTAGGTTAAAACCAAAGGagaaagaatgacaaaatgcgaatattttaatgatgttaTCTTTCAGATTGGTAAGATAAAGCATATAGACTAGCCTACTAAGCGCACATTTATGTTAGCggaatgtttgtattaaaggAGTCATTTTAGCTGATGGCGAGTTTATTTTGAATctaagaaatgaaaacaaacggTTTGAAATTTGCCATTGaacatttcttataaaatataatgtcttGTCAATACAAATAGATATCTATTAcactaaatattaattgatactTAACCTTGAAACGTATTTGTCTCCATATTGAATTTCAGTGTCGTTATGATATGTATAAATTGACTATATCTGTAGTATGATTGACATTACCAAATATATGATTACCTTCACTTGTGTAACATGCAAATCTGATACTACTATCACTCTGTATAACATTGTACTTGTATGTTTTCACGAAAAGTTATATCGCCAGACAGAGCCCCTGGTGTTTTATACCGCGGTCTAAACAACGTTATTGACACGGTGTGATTATGCCCCATTTTGTAGACGGGATGAAACAACAGTGGCCCTGCTAagcttttatacatgtacatgtatatatgattattgtttttcGTACTATTAATCAGTTATTTCGAATTCCTGTACCCG encodes:
- the LOC128223742 gene encoding collagen alpha-1(VIII) chain-like; this encodes MATKPVLICLCLFLILLLHFALCQEPGICTSRFDYDYKILKKLHDLELEIEAVKQTLHDRVAFMAELSHDLTSFTKGATVVFDHTILNNGSRYNPSNGVFVAKAPGLYVFHLVATSRPGSGNNINLHVMKNNEQVNYLFLENNVDFHHHRSVPTVLEIAAGDQVKVIVHGSGGTPTLVGCCFHTHFSGYSLNLA